The segment aacacacaaagcattaattgcttttcaaagactttggagtctttgagaagtgactccaatttgcttaggaatgtgacaatatttaagggatggatttaggctaattaggaagggtttagaagaatctagaaggggtttaggcatacaagtggattttgtaggaaaatgcaagtgggagaaattttggtattttcaattaaaataaaatcatttatttcaattaaatggtgtaagttgaatttggataaatatttaaataaatattaatttatttaaatgagaaaaagaagataaagcatttaaaatgcttgaagactttgagggaaaccattaaaggcttgaagactttaaggaaaaccattaaagtctttaagaagactatagaaggaagccatcaagtttgaagactttaaagccatcaagtttgaatactttaagggaaaccattaaaggtttcaagtgggtgaggataaatatgattttaaataaataatttatttaaaatagttgtgcaacttgcttttgtaggaaaatacaagtgggtggaggataaaggtgatttaaataaattatttatttaaaataattgtgcaacttgcttttgtaggaaaatacaagtgggtggaggataaaggtgatttaaataaatgatttatttatttaaatgtgagaggtgggattttgggggatttaaataaatattaatttatttaaatgtgagaggtgggattttgggggatttaaataaatattaatttatttaaatgtgagaggtgggattttgggggatttaaataaatattaatttatttaaatgtgagagaagatttaattaaacaaatatgatttatttatttaattaatggtatgaatttggttaagtgaattaaatcaaataaattgaataatttatttaattaataggagaagagcgttaagatgaattaattaaatattaatttaattaattattaattgatggttaaataatcaaataaatactaagtattcatttaattaagtggacagatttatgtgactacactttgaAATACATGTTTATTTTAGATTTCAATTAGACCACAAAGTGTCAACAAAGTGGAAGGGTGAAAATTGCATACCGATGCCAATTACAATTTAGTTTGCTATCAATTTTGATGGAATGACTTAATATGATTACTTAATGGAGCACAACAAACTCTTGTGCTGATTTTGGCTCGTTTTTGGGTCCCCATCCATCatcatttactcttatctacatgCACTTCCAAATATTAACCCTTATTCTAGCCAAATATACACCTATTTCAACACATTTGGCTTACCATTAGCCCACGTTTCCACATCCCCTAATCCCTACCTCCGACTTTTGCATCTATTATCTCGATTCAATCTTGCAACATGCAAATTTTCTCCTTGATATGAAATTAACTTGGCCCCTagttcaaatttctaattcttaaCTTTTGTGGTAGCCATTGGGAGTTGACTTGATGCATGCTTGTGTAACTATTTGTTATGTCTTGGTATATAAAGACATTCATTTGAGCATTTAAATAGATCATAGACCATTCAAACATCCTCAACTATTGCAAGAAGCATTTGTAAGACCATTTATATGTGGAGCATTAAAAAGAATCAACACTTGCATTATATTCACATTGAGGCCAGTGCACACTTGTTTGTTGTTTGCTAACACTTGTTTAAGACTACTAAGTTCATCTTTTAAGCGGTTTGATTGAGGAGTACTTGACCTTCACTATCCAACAATCTTCCCTTGGGTATTTTTAAATACCACTAGTTCTTATATGCCAACAAACATTAGAAAGTAGAACTAGCAAAATACATAGACATccaaatcaatttgatgatttgaaaataaTTATATGCTTCAAACATTTGTGTAGAACATAAAAATGAATGATCATGCCTAACAAAAACCTAATCCACACAAAAttcaataaatattaaacaaacacattgtttttaaatatttaatgAATCAATTCTTTAcgacattaaaatatttaaatacgtgtatgcttctggattcgattgtggaAATATACTGACATTGATCaaaatatttttcatcattattttaattgtttttaattcaTTACATTACTGTAAGTAGTATAAATTAAGTTAATGAGGTTATTTTACTCTGTTCCAATTGTATGGTTAAGAATTTTGGAGGGACATTCATGACTTTTCAACTTATAGATTAATTACTCACACAATTTTTCAATTAATAGATTCTTTGCTCACGTGAGTAATTATTAAAAAATAGAGCTCAACAAACGTGTAGCAACATGAAAATTAGGCTTAAAAAGAAGAGGACAACGTAAAAACTCGTCGTAAAGTCCCGCTACAAGTCCCGCTATTTTACTACATTCACCATTTTACCGCTAATTGTACCGCCATTTCAACGTAGAACGGGCGGCTAAAAGTCCCGCTATTTTACTATAATCACCAATAACTACAGAAACATCATGTCTAAGAACCGCAAACTAATTTCACGCACGTTCATTGCATCAATCCTCACGAAATTGAGAAGAAAACAAATTAAAAGCAAATAACAGAATGAAGATGCCTCTAAATTATCTATTTTGTCGAAAATTTCATATCCCGTCAATCGGACAAAATGAACGGCTCGATTATAATTACAGATGAAAAGGACGGATAGCGATTGCGGTTATTTTAGAGGTCTGCCAAACATGGCAACAAACAATTGGCCCTAACAGAACGGTTGCGCTAAATATTCCTCTGTTAGAAATGTCGGGGCAGCTAAAAGAATAAAGGTGTAGGTAGTGTACTTCAGCAATAATTTTGACACAGCTTTCATTAAGCGTGCCGATCGTTTTCTCGCAGGTTGGGAGTTCAATTCTCAGCAAAGGATTGTAACTCTGTTTTTTACATTCACACATATTCTGTGCAGAAAACGATCGGCAGGCTTCCTTGATACTTTACAGGTAAGATTATTCAATCTGCCTTAGGCGTTCATTTTCTATCCTCTCTGGAAAAAAACCTCATACATTTTTGGAAAGCATTCCAGATTTATAACACACAAATATTTGCAGAAAATGATTTCTGTAAAAACTGGGATATTTGTATTATGATTAGATTTTGGAAAACCGGTGGCAAATATTTACCTGCATCGAAGTTTTAGATAAATTTGGTGATCAGAAATCTTTCGATAAAGCTGATTTTCGAAGAACTGTTAATTTCCGATTTTCTTTCCCGGCATTTCTGTGAAAACTGAAATTTATGTAAATTTGAAGCTCCCGCACTTCAAACTTTAATACGAGAAAGGCATATATGAGAAACTTATCGGAGCTGAATTTTTTTCAGAACTTTCTTTTATAAAGAATTAGACATCTGTTCGTTAATTTCCTTATGCTGATTTTCTTTAgtgaaattgaaatgcaaattcGAAGTTCTTGAGCTTTAAATTTTTAGGTAAATGTTTATTCTGAAaattttcttttcagggatcggtTGCATTGAGGTTTTTCAGGGGTACTGGACCTACAGGCAATTTAAGCGGCAGATCGTATCAGATGTCAAAGCATCAGCGGCTACCGCTCGTTCCGATATCCTCAAATGCTTATCTCAGCCCTGCATTTAACGCTTGCATTGAGCCACTCGATCTTCATCTCCAGGAACTTGATCCAGGGCTTTTGCGCTCTGCAAGAACGGGAAACGAGAATATTTCACCTCATTCAAAATATTACAGCTCTCTGCAGAATCAATTGACAAAAGCAACCTCACCGCTAGCATGCACAGCACATAGCTCGATGATCGTTACCCCCTGGTCTCCTGAACCTCCAGGAGCAAGCCGATCGAATTTGGCAAGTCCTGAAAATTTCGACAAATTATTAAGCTTATCGCCGCCTTCGTGCTTTTCGCCTTCCCGTTATATCACGCCGTTGCAGAAACCAGTGCCGCGTTTCAAGCTGTCAACATTCACCCCCGCACAACTGGAAGAAGATGTTCTTGTAATCGATGGAATTGcgattaacaaatcatcaacaatTTTTTTCTCTACTCCTGAATCTTGTCGGAAGCAAAAGTCTACCAGCTCCGATTCCTTCGCTAGCGGAAGCACCAGCAGCTCCTCTGGAAAGAGCCTCTACAAGACCGAAATTTGCCGCTCCTGGGAAGAGTACGGAACATGTCGCTACGGCTTAAAATGCCAGGTTAACAGAATAATTTTTTCAACATTTCCTTAAGAATTTATGTAAATTTTTCTGTTATTATTGCGGATTGATCTAAATTTTCTCTATGCAACAAATTTTTTAACACTTCATTGACAATTTATGTGTTCTTTTGTGTTATATTTCCGATTGATCTTAAATTTGTCTCCATGGTAAAATTCCAGCATTTCAATAAATATTTAGATTATTTTTTCGGTTATTATTTCCAATCAGTCTATAATTTGGCGTGGTTTACTGTTATCATTACGATTTGCGCACGGCAAAGCTTTTTGTTGGTTATCATTTCCAATCAGTCTAAAATTTGGCGTGAATTACTGTTGTCATTACAGTTTGCGCACGGCAAAGACGAGCTGCGGACTGCCATTCGCCATCCGAAGTACAAAACCGAGGTAATAATTCCCAAGATTTTATACTTAATGTCGTTAAAGGCGACGGAAGTTTTCTCGAAATTAAGCTCTGAACTGAATTACTCAGATCTGCCGAGCATTCACGGCGACGGGGACATGCCCGTATGGTGCGAGGTGCCGTTTTATTCATCACTTCAGTCTAACGAACAATTACGGTGAGGATTTCAATTTCTCGACAGATCTAGAGGAGATTCTCAACGCTTCGCAGGCTGATTTCGAAGAAATGCTGAGCGCTGTAAGCTTGAATCCGTGCTCGACTGGGAATCGAATCCTGCGCAAGCGCTTGCCGATATTTGAAGAGATCTGTCCGACTTCTCCCCCGCCGGCCGATTAATTTTCTTCTGCCTTAAATCATATTATTAATTTTGTCCGATTCATGATCGATTCTGCTGAGGTGTACATTTTTGGCATAGGAAAATGGCCTTTTCTGTTCTGTTCAGTTCAGGATTTTTTCACCAACATTCAATATGATATGGTGCATGAACAGCTTCCATTAAAAATCATAACCTTCAATCATCAATATTACTGAGGTTTATGGCGAGATCGAGCATAACGACAGGGTTTTTGGTTACCTTGTCATAAAATAACACTTTTTTGGAACTCGGGCTTTTGTGCATACCTAAAAAGTAACTTTACGTAAGGACAATATAAAGTGCACAACAGAACAAGGATTTTGAATTAAATTCTATTGtacaaacaaaataaattttaagacaaattttcaaaattttgagattaTATTTTTTCTTAGGTTCGAAGGATTATCAGTGATAAAAAGTTATTATTTCTTTACATTTTAAGAATAATTTTCTGAAATTATTTGTTTCCTTATATGATGTAGGAAGGCTACTACAATACACAATTGGTTAGGTTTGAAGAATGGTTAGTGATAatagttattatttattttttaaatataatattttattgtaaaatattaatatttgtaatgattatatatatatgtgtgtgtgtggtgtTTATTTTATTAGAGTATTATGATTTTAGTAATGAGTTTATGAATGATATATTTTATATCTAAGATCATAGTTGTAGTTCCACGTTAGACTCAAATCATTTTTACAATTGTGGGTCCGAATAAAATTTTCAAAGTCAAATCCAAATTTTATCTAATCAACTCCATCCTACTAGTTGTGGCCAACCTAACACATATTTGTGTGTTTGATTATTACATTTGTTGACATGCATTCACTCATTTAAAAATATCTAGGAGTTATGAAAGAACTTGTTGTAAACCATTTATGAGAGCATCTTATAGCATACTATCAAAGAATTACATCATCACACATCTCCTTGGTTTGTTGCATGATTACTTGTTGCCTTTGAACCTTTTTGTTAGAGCCATAAAGTTGGTCTAACTAAGGGTTCAACTTAAAGGATAGCTTGACCCTcacaatttcaaatttttttaaagatGTTCCTAAACACCATCAGTTCTTATATAGGTTTAAATATTAAAAGATCGAGGAAAAAAAAGAAGTCAATAATTCACTAGACTACTCTCATCAATTACAATTAAAATTCACACATCAAATTCAAGTATACACTCACATACATTAAGTTAACATGTGCATAGGTGAACTAAGGCGATGTACAACCAATTTTTTCAAGCATTAGATAGTCATCCATATAAGCACAAATATTACAATTGTGTGGTGAATAGATTCTAAACATATATAAGGGAGAGGGCCCTATAGTGGAGTGGGGACAAATAACGTGGATGGTAGTTGGACACAATTAATTCAATAATCGAACACAAAAAGTGGCATGTCAATACttatccccaaaagatttcaatcAATTCTAAAAAGCAACCAGTTATGTGATGTCACATCAACACACCAATAAACATGACTCAATGCATAATTACAAGTCTTACTTCTTTTCGAGATCATTTTAGACACCTTGGCAAGAAAGGCATGTGATATGGCCATCATATCTGACCATGTGGACTTGAAACCAAATTATTTAAGTAGGAGACTTGACAAGTAGACAACTATACATAATCCAAAGTCATTAAAAATATCTAAGGAATATTTTGGGAGGTGCAAAGCTAGGGTGCTCCACTATAGGGCCCTCTCCCTTAGTTTCACTTTCCCACCTTTGGTATCTAATTAAGTCTTGcaattttattttcatatatattttatatttattgtttctACTAGAGCATACTATTTAGCTATTAGTTGATTTTTCACAGCTAGTTATGCGTTTTtccttaagttcacttaggagtgctttttttagttgtgcacctagtttagcttttatgcatctagtttatcTAGAGTTCaactttatttagctcctcatgcttgcactttagttctcctaaatttagcacAATGCTttatttataagcacctcattgtagaAATCTAATTCATCTTGTAATTTTGTATTCTTTgtttttgagtaatatagcattctttTGTGCATCTCTCATTTTTGGAAGGT is part of the Cryptomeria japonica chromosome 10, Sugi_1.0, whole genome shotgun sequence genome and harbors:
- the LOC131078197 gene encoding zinc finger protein zfs1, with translation MSKHQRLPLVPISSNAYLSPAFNACIEPLDLHLQELDPGLLRSARTGNENISPHSKYYSSLQNQLTKATSPLACTAHSSMIVTPWSPEPPGASRSNLASPENFDKLLSLSPPSCFSPSRYITPLQKPVPRFKLSTFTPAQLEEDVLVIDGIAINKSSTIFFSTPESCRKQKSTSSDSFASGSTSSSSGKSLYKTEICRSWEEYGTCRYGLKCQFAHGKDELRTAIRHPKYKTEICRAFTATGTCPYGARCRFIHHFSLTNNYGEDFNFSTDLEEILNASQADFEEMLSAVSLNPCSTGNRILRKRLPIFEEICPTSPPPAD